One Nitrosopumilus piranensis genomic region harbors:
- a CDS encoding PEFG-CTERM sorting domain-containing protein, whose amino-acid sequence MMSLTKFAILALAACLLFPANSVYGHGLGIDTISSVNVAGKNISISVEMPMYFENEQEQITITATETKTGDPAKNVTFLIGLFHSNEMIFRNYFFTENGVLPIKIASQPELDDFVINGEQDSLLGAYHGTESSPIEIVGPIFDSGGLYTFEIEVRTIDEPTNIIENSGVHRADLSIIETSSHPQKDAEGNDVEFRLKSYFDQISNFEYDPVAKQVTFEMPFDWSESHMSHVSVVHEEVHFPKDFVEFLAPSYSGYANGIELFKSSVSVDDYTEDHERIVHFVLLQDHLRFLKNEMRKSDEPLPDNIVFTLATSDKPAFPLEAYTKSEDFKVNLSWDPANLEPGVDTNFVFTIRDGRTNDPLRNSDYTFVIIQSGEEIHRVSGTAQVGGEFEKYTFAEDQTGPTIIKFENIRNTGQETEFGMVVAPEFGTIAIMILVVALIGIIGVSRKYATFSFTRV is encoded by the coding sequence ATGATGTCACTTACAAAATTCGCAATCTTAGCATTAGCAGCATGTTTGCTATTTCCAGCCAACAGTGTTTACGGACATGGGTTGGGAATTGATACCATATCTTCAGTAAATGTTGCTGGCAAAAACATCTCAATATCAGTAGAGATGCCAATGTATTTTGAAAATGAACAAGAACAAATCACAATTACTGCAACAGAAACTAAAACAGGTGACCCTGCAAAAAATGTCACATTTCTCATTGGATTATTCCATAGTAATGAAATGATTTTTAGAAATTACTTTTTTACAGAAAATGGTGTTTTACCAATTAAGATTGCATCACAACCAGAACTTGATGATTTTGTAATTAATGGAGAACAAGATTCACTTCTTGGAGCATATCATGGAACAGAATCATCTCCAATTGAAATCGTTGGTCCAATTTTTGATTCAGGTGGATTATACACTTTTGAAATTGAAGTTAGAACTATTGATGAGCCCACTAACATCATAGAAAACTCTGGTGTGCATCGCGCTGATTTGAGTATTATTGAGACTAGTTCTCATCCTCAAAAAGATGCTGAAGGAAATGATGTGGAGTTTCGTCTAAAATCATATTTTGATCAAATCTCAAATTTTGAGTATGATCCTGTGGCCAAACAAGTAACATTTGAGATGCCTTTTGACTGGAGTGAAAGTCACATGTCTCATGTTTCAGTTGTACATGAAGAGGTACATTTTCCAAAAGATTTTGTTGAATTTTTGGCTCCAAGCTATTCAGGATATGCAAATGGAATAGAGTTATTCAAATCTTCAGTATCTGTTGATGACTATACTGAAGATCATGAAAGAATAGTTCATTTTGTTTTGTTACAGGATCATCTGAGATTTTTAAAAAATGAAATGAGAAAATCTGATGAACCACTACCTGACAACATTGTATTTACTCTAGCTACTAGTGACAAACCCGCTTTTCCATTAGAGGCATACACAAAAAGTGAAGATTTCAAAGTTAATCTATCGTGGGATCCTGCAAATTTAGAACCAGGTGTTGATACTAATTTTGTTTTTACTATTAGAGATGGTAGAACAAATGATCCTCTTAGAAATTCTGATTACACATTTGTAATAATTCAAAGTGGAGAAGAGATTCATCGCGTATCAGGAACAGCACAAGTTGGTGGCGAATTTGAAAAATATACATTTGCAGAAGACCAAACAGGTCCTACAATAATTAAATTTGAAAACATAAGAAACACAGGTCAGGAAACTGAATTTGGTATGGTAGTTGCACCAGAATTTGGTACCATTGCAATTATGATTCTTGTAGTTGCGTTAATTGGAATAATTGGTGTCAGTCGAAAGTATGCGACATTTTCTTTCACAAGGGTCTAA
- a CDS encoding Cdc6/Cdc18 family protein, translated as MDKKELAKIVGDVRAQNSIFSDKSFLDNLAVPNSIIGRESESKKLVKFLLSYEKGLVVPLVSIYGRSGSGKSTIVQFVCKNLDVDFCYVNLRKAKTVFGCINLILSELGHENLKNAQGVSNAFVILEKLILQTLEKSNNSLFVLCLDEFDTLFYDKRGKPSDFVYKLVVLVEKLRALKKHMCIVTISNKVLSEFNLDDRVISRVGTSEIYFDSYSQSDVLKIIRNRAKKSFLKKIDDDVLQHCAYISSEEHGDARRAIDLLRTSGEIAGIENKNISKKHVDEAVSQLQKNQITTIISGGSYHFRLACAALSWLTYVNDEGWHSTSELFKQYQKIISSDTRQISYRRFSEMLVELVNSGIAVSKTESKGRHGYGSQFKLSVDPDLIGNSCFPDWWPSVVESKKRKDDALRSMKALKSLSFGRRRSRFGNLYRNLGL; from the coding sequence GTGGACAAAAAAGAACTAGCAAAAATTGTAGGCGATGTACGTGCACAAAATTCCATATTCTCAGACAAGTCATTTCTTGACAATTTAGCTGTTCCAAACTCCATTATTGGAAGGGAATCTGAATCAAAGAAACTCGTTAAATTTTTACTATCTTACGAAAAGGGTCTAGTTGTTCCCCTTGTCTCCATTTATGGAAGAAGCGGTTCAGGAAAATCAACTATAGTACAATTTGTCTGCAAAAACTTGGATGTGGACTTTTGTTATGTTAATCTAAGAAAGGCAAAGACAGTTTTTGGATGCATAAATCTGATATTATCTGAACTGGGACATGAAAATCTCAAAAATGCTCAGGGAGTCAGTAATGCTTTTGTTATTCTTGAGAAATTAATTTTACAGACATTAGAAAAATCAAACAACTCTCTTTTTGTGTTGTGTCTTGATGAATTTGATACACTATTTTATGATAAACGAGGCAAGCCCTCAGACTTTGTTTACAAGCTTGTTGTACTTGTTGAAAAACTTCGCGCACTAAAAAAACACATGTGCATTGTAACAATATCAAACAAAGTGTTATCTGAATTTAATTTGGATGATCGAGTCATATCTAGAGTTGGAACTTCGGAGATTTACTTTGATTCTTATTCTCAAAGTGATGTGCTAAAGATAATTCGTAATAGGGCAAAAAAATCATTTTTAAAAAAAATAGATGATGATGTTTTGCAGCATTGTGCTTATATTAGCTCTGAAGAGCACGGTGATGCAAGACGTGCAATTGATCTTCTTAGGACTAGTGGCGAAATAGCTGGAATTGAAAACAAGAACATCTCAAAGAAGCATGTTGATGAAGCAGTTTCCCAACTACAAAAAAATCAGATAACTACCATAATCTCTGGTGGCTCGTATCATTTCAGGCTTGCATGTGCTGCACTATCCTGGCTCACATATGTCAACGATGAGGGATGGCATAGCACATCTGAACTATTCAAACAGTATCAAAAAATTATCTCATCTGATACTAGGCAGATATCTTACAGACGATTCTCCGAAATGCTAGTTGAATTGGTAAACTCTGGCATTGCAGTATCTAAAACGGAATCCAAGGGACGACATGGATATGGCAGCCAATTCAAGCTTTCAGTTGATCCTGACTTGATTGGAAACTCTTGTTTTCCTGACTGGTGGCCTAGTGTTGTAGAATCAAAAAAGAGAAAAGATGATGCACTTCGAAGTATGAAAGCACTCAAGTCACTTTCTTTTGGAAGACGCCGTTCCCGATTTGGTAATCTATATCGTAATCTTGGATTGTGA
- a CDS encoding fluoride efflux transporter FluC, with the protein MSTEHWKYVDMIKIIELIFLAIGGAAGAILRFKLIESELMFGFLPISILVANIVGSFVLGAFMIISNQWHLDSRYTFLVAFGFCGSLTTMSAFALDSTTMLQQSHIGFAMINILLNVSLSLGSIFAGKTIFSMIIES; encoded by the coding sequence ATGTCTACAGAACATTGGAAGTATGTAGACATGATAAAGATAATTGAACTAATATTTTTGGCAATTGGAGGAGCAGCAGGCGCAATATTACGTTTTAAGTTGATTGAATCTGAATTGATGTTTGGTTTTTTACCAATCAGTATCTTAGTTGCAAATATTGTGGGTTCATTTGTTTTAGGGGCATTTATGATAATTTCTAATCAATGGCATTTGGATAGTCGATATACATTTTTAGTTGCATTTGGTTTTTGTGGCTCCTTAACAACAATGTCTGCATTTGCTCTAGATTCTACTACTATGCTACAACAATCCCACATAGGATTTGCAATGATCAATATTTTGCTTAATGTAAGTCTGTCTCTAGGCTCAATCTTTGCTGGAAAAACCATCTTTTCCATGATTATTGAATCATAA
- a CDS encoding arsenate reductase ArsC, with the protein MGLFGKSKPKTRIMFACVENSGRSQMAEAFFRKYAPKEYEAVSGGTEPKGYVNPLAIQAMNEVGIDMSKHEAKAITEEMIRTSKKAVNMGCMDKGMCPTSMVPKMIEWNIEDPKDKPIEKVREIRDQIEQKVKEFVSELE; encoded by the coding sequence ATGGGTTTATTTGGAAAATCAAAACCTAAAACAAGGATAATGTTTGCATGTGTTGAAAATTCGGGCAGAAGCCAGATGGCTGAAGCCTTTTTTAGAAAATATGCCCCAAAAGAATACGAGGCAGTCAGTGGAGGTACAGAGCCCAAAGGATATGTCAATCCGCTTGCAATTCAGGCAATGAACGAAGTTGGAATTGACATGTCAAAGCATGAGGCAAAGGCAATAACTGAAGAGATGATCAGAACCAGCAAAAAAGCAGTAAACATGGGATGTATGGACAAAGGAATGTGTCCAACATCAATGGTTCCAAAAATGATAGAATGGAATATTGAGGATCCAAAAGACAAACCAATTGAGAAAGTACGTGAGATTCGTGACCAAATTGAACAAAAAGTAAAAGAGTTTGTTTCAGAATTAGAGTGA
- the arsM gene encoding arsenite methyltransferase — protein sequence MENSIKEDIKKRYSKIVMSGNDDCCCMPGECTTGDSLVDATKLIGYDQKDLESIPQEAILGVGCGAPINHAELKEGEIVVDLGSGAGIDIFLAAKKVLDSGKAIGIDMTDQMLEKARENALKGNYSNVEFKKGDIEESIPLDHNSVDAVISNCVINLTTNKTNAFKEVFRILRSNGRMVISDLITDVELPSGEVNSDQWCECIDGALTKENYLSCMRQAGFEKIQVLEERAYMEGEKINGRKITSLVIKATK from the coding sequence ATGGAAAATTCAATTAAAGAAGATATCAAAAAAAGATATTCCAAGATAGTAATGTCTGGAAATGATGACTGTTGTTGTATGCCGGGAGAATGTACCACTGGAGATTCTCTTGTTGACGCAACAAAATTGATTGGTTATGATCAAAAGGATCTCGAGTCAATACCACAAGAAGCAATTTTAGGTGTTGGATGTGGTGCTCCAATTAATCACGCAGAACTAAAAGAAGGTGAGATTGTAGTTGATTTGGGTTCAGGAGCTGGAATTGATATATTTTTAGCTGCAAAAAAAGTATTGGACTCTGGAAAAGCAATAGGAATTGACATGACAGACCAAATGCTTGAGAAAGCCAGAGAAAATGCACTAAAGGGAAATTACTCTAATGTTGAATTTAAAAAAGGAGACATTGAAGAGTCAATTCCGTTGGATCACAACTCAGTTGACGCAGTAATTAGCAATTGCGTAATCAATCTTACAACAAACAAAACAAATGCATTCAAAGAAGTCTTTAGAATTTTAAGAAGCAATGGAAGAATGGTGATTTCAGATTTAATCACAGATGTGGAGTTACCTTCAGGGGAAGTTAATTCAGATCAATGGTGTGAATGCATTGATGGTGCACTGACAAAAGAAAACTATCTTTCATGTATGAGACAAGCAGGATTTGAAAAAATTCAAGTCTTAGAAGAAAGAGCATACATGGAAGGAGAAAAAATCAATGGTAGAAAGATTACTAGTCTTGTAATCAAGGCAACAAAGTGA
- a CDS encoding winged helix-turn-helix transcriptional regulator, producing the protein METKGKKLPIIQNKCEFTGYDATKLLKETATIRDLITKRATLEILFPLCCTTEPVRHKQFKESLKGISSKTLSTRLSELVSEGILERETFAEVPPRVEYKLTKKGQELIESITDLLEWMKKWSKK; encoded by the coding sequence ATGGAAACTAAAGGAAAAAAACTGCCAATAATCCAAAACAAATGTGAGTTTACAGGCTATGACGCAACAAAACTATTGAAAGAGACAGCAACCATCAGGGATCTTATTACAAAAAGGGCAACACTTGAGATTCTTTTTCCACTCTGTTGTACAACAGAACCAGTACGACACAAACAGTTCAAAGAATCACTCAAGGGAATTAGTAGCAAGACACTATCCACAAGGTTATCTGAACTTGTGTCTGAAGGAATATTGGAAAGAGAAACGTTTGCAGAAGTTCCACCACGTGTAGAATACAAACTAACCAAAAAAGGTCAAGAACTGATTGAATCAATTACTGATTTACTTGAATGGATGAAAAAATGGTCAAAGAAATGA
- a CDS encoding ArsR/SmtB family transcription factor encodes MLKQETDKLELKAKLFRGFGDMTRLSILESIIDEEKTVTDISQKVKQSQSNVSNHLSCLLECGLVKIRKDGKNRFYSIGDKRVVKLLKQGDDILSDIADGIYSCVNYKK; translated from the coding sequence ATGTTAAAACAAGAGACAGACAAACTTGAATTAAAAGCAAAACTGTTTCGAGGTTTTGGAGATATGACAAGACTATCCATACTAGAATCCATCATAGATGAAGAAAAAACAGTCACAGATATTTCTCAAAAAGTAAAGCAAAGCCAATCAAACGTGTCAAATCATCTATCATGTTTACTAGAATGTGGGCTTGTGAAGATTAGAAAAGACGGCAAAAATAGGTTTTACAGTATAGGAGACAAGCGAGTTGTCAAGCTTCTCAAGCAAGGAGACGACATATTGTCTGATATTGCAGATGGAATCTATTCCTGTGTAAATTACAAGAAATAA
- a CDS encoding cation transporter — translation MTFLGLLAIGWGLKLRARSALLQGIFLGAMGIAVLGYTIYRTQVLHVPEAGMMGVFGFGALLINVLAVIILLPHRKGDANVRAVWLFSRNDALGNILVIVGAGFVFLTGTSYPDLIVAGIIASLFLQSSFSIIKDARNDLKQSEST, via the coding sequence ATCACATTCTTAGGACTACTTGCAATAGGATGGGGTTTGAAATTACGTGCTCGCTCAGCTCTTCTACAGGGAATCTTTCTCGGTGCAATGGGAATAGCAGTACTTGGCTATACAATATATCGCACACAAGTTTTGCATGTTCCAGAAGCTGGAATGATGGGAGTCTTTGGCTTTGGTGCACTTTTGATAAACGTACTTGCAGTAATCATATTACTCCCACATAGAAAAGGTGACGCCAACGTACGTGCAGTATGGCTCTTTAGTCGCAACGACGCACTAGGTAACATTTTGGTAATAGTTGGTGCAGGTTTTGTATTTTTGACAGGAACATCATACCCAGACCTTATAGTAGCTGGAATAATTGCGAGTCTCTTTTTGCAATCCTCGTTCTCAATCATTAAGGACGCTAGAAATGATCTAAAACAATCTGAATCAACGTAA
- a CDS encoding YnfA family protein, giving the protein MVEVTSTIGIFFFAALLEIGGGYLVWKWLHDHKGKILGLIGGLILFSYGIVMTLQPADFGKVYATYGGIFVVSSIIWGFWIDKKKPDKPEIVGSVIVLIGVAVMFYFPR; this is encoded by the coding sequence TTGGTCGAAGTAACATCAACTATCGGCATTTTCTTTTTTGCTGCACTGCTAGAGATTGGTGGGGGGTATCTTGTATGGAAGTGGTTGCATGATCATAAGGGAAAAATTTTGGGTTTGATTGGAGGGTTGATTCTGTTTTCTTATGGAATTGTTATGACTCTACAACCAGCAGATTTTGGTAAAGTGTATGCAACGTATGGAGGAATCTTTGTGGTATCCTCAATAATTTGGGGATTTTGGATTGACAAGAAAAAACCAGACAAACCAGAGATAGTAGGTTCAGTAATAGTTTTGATTGGAGTTGCTGTAATGTTTTATTTTCCTAGATGA
- a CDS encoding YnfA family protein — translation MNEQPKNFFTSILLFFLAGLCEIGGGYLVWLWLREDFGFVLGAVGGFVLFLYGIVPTFQKTHFHRVYAAYGGVFIVMSVFWGWLIDGVVPDNYDIIGTIIAIIGVLIIFYYPRKGEKVWSK, via the coding sequence ATGAATGAACAACCAAAGAATTTTTTCACTTCAATTTTGTTATTCTTTCTAGCTGGGCTTTGTGAGATTGGTGGTGGGTACCTAGTTTGGCTTTGGCTACGTGAAGACTTTGGTTTTGTGTTAGGGGCAGTCGGAGGATTTGTGTTATTTTTGTATGGAATAGTTCCAACATTTCAGAAAACTCACTTTCATAGAGTCTATGCAGCTTATGGGGGAGTCTTTATTGTAATGTCAGTATTTTGGGGATGGTTAATTGATGGAGTGGTTCCTGATAACTATGACATTATTGGAACAATAATTGCAATAATTGGAGTCTTGATAATTTTCTACTATCCAAGAAAAGGAGAGAAGGTTTGGTCGAAGTAA
- a CDS encoding DMT family transporter produces the protein MNLSIISQAKFGYVSAVLAALLFGSVSAVAKPSLVTIHPILLASLVYLLASLVATPLISKKSSSISFKDKWLLLSIALSGAVIGPILFFMGLEESSASDSALLLNGEIIFSVFLAILLFREKISTIGYLAVAIVITGVIIVTTDLELSYSVFDIQNQGNLFILGSTLFWALDNNLSKILSTRLDVARIVQLKSLIGGSILLFFVFLLPIPINVELEHVPNILLLGIAGFGASIFLFLHSLKRIGTVKTIMIFSTSSGFGLIFAAIFLQEEISYYQIVAMGIILSGIYLLYKKQ, from the coding sequence TTGAATCTTTCAATAATTAGCCAAGCAAAGTTTGGGTATGTTTCAGCAGTATTGGCTGCTTTGTTGTTTGGTTCAGTATCTGCTGTTGCAAAACCATCACTAGTTACAATCCATCCAATACTTCTTGCATCACTTGTCTATTTGTTAGCATCCCTAGTTGCAACTCCTCTAATTTCAAAAAAGTCTTCATCAATTTCTTTTAAAGACAAATGGTTGTTGTTATCTATTGCACTTTCAGGTGCAGTAATTGGGCCAATATTATTTTTCATGGGGTTAGAAGAATCAAGTGCTTCTGATTCTGCATTGCTGCTTAATGGAGAAATAATTTTTTCAGTATTTCTTGCAATCTTGCTGTTTAGAGAAAAGATTTCAACAATTGGCTATCTTGCAGTTGCAATAGTGATTACAGGAGTAATCATAGTAACTACAGATTTGGAACTTTCTTATTCTGTATTTGACATTCAAAATCAAGGAAATCTTTTCATTCTTGGATCAACATTGTTTTGGGCTTTAGATAATAATCTGAGTAAAATTCTAAGTACAAGATTAGATGTTGCAAGAATTGTTCAATTAAAATCATTGATTGGAGGCTCTATTCTTTTGTTTTTTGTTTTTTTGTTACCAATTCCAATTAATGTAGAGTTAGAACATGTTCCAAACATTCTGCTCTTAGGGATTGCAGGTTTTGGTGCATCCATCTTTCTTTTCTTACACAGCTTAAAGAGAATTGGAACGGTAAAAACAATAATGATTTTTTCTACTTCTTCAGGTTTTGGTTTAATCTTTGCAGCAATATTTTTGCAAGAAGAGATTAGTTATTATCAAATAGTTGCAATGGGAATAATCTTATCAGGAATTTACCTTTTATACAAAAAACAATAA